In Pseudomonas rhizosphaerae, one DNA window encodes the following:
- a CDS encoding DUF3772 domain-containing protein, whose amino-acid sequence MRHSMINRWCMGLLALCLWATVPAHAEPAPAPAANTASAPAEVLATPAQLSDQLDQIRQKVSTAANDDLLASLRQAALQVQRQADALLARQGVDMGHLDDQLNVLGAAQPDEPQALTTQRRTLANQKKALTTDQTDTTALSTSAGDLAAQILNVRRNLLDTQISTRSASPLSSAFWSSLVQPTDDDVRKLGGLWQDVSQVFATAMAPGSRGTFIGVLVCALLVWVVARRLIERLLVRAMIRWFPEGRLRRSTLALATGLTTVLTISAATSLLQWGIVSHSQPSANVLNLIDQVQTLILFCAFIVGMGRALLMLPNPSWRLPTIPDPVATAIGVLPAVLALALMAIGTFERINSVIASSLALSVAVNGLTALVVSLILVYGLVRVRQTRRRLALERTAGLVGLIPFILAVWVGIILLGLLSGYLTLAYVLTVKLLWISLVTSTAYLLTTFFVDVCETLLSPKQAGGQALGAMLGLSPRHQAQASTLLAGIGRTVLLCIALILVFMPSGSNPSELLASFARLDVGSKSLGALNIVPGDILLAVVLLVGGLLSIRILKNWLGDRLLPETNMDAGMRASLVTLVGYIGFVLLGIAVLSTLRISLTNLTWVVSALSVGIGFGLQAIVQNFISGLILLTERPVKVGDWVSLAGVEGDIRRINVRATEIQMGDRSTVIVPNSQFITQNVRNVTMGNALGVVGITLTLPLDTDVLKIRDLLMTAYAEHEAVLSEPAPSVTFKDLTNAGLLISVSGFVNSPRSVGGVRSDLLFTILDRLRTMGVALSAPQSMLLVNDKVDASPAQEQPTIS is encoded by the coding sequence ATGCGGCATTCCATGATCAATCGTTGGTGTATGGGCTTGCTGGCCCTGTGCCTTTGGGCAACCGTGCCCGCCCATGCCGAACCCGCCCCGGCACCCGCGGCCAATACCGCCAGCGCGCCGGCCGAAGTCCTGGCCACCCCGGCACAGCTCAGCGACCAGCTCGACCAGATCCGGCAGAAGGTCTCGACGGCAGCCAATGACGACCTGCTCGCCAGCCTGCGTCAGGCCGCTTTGCAGGTGCAGCGTCAGGCCGACGCCCTGCTTGCCCGCCAGGGTGTGGACATGGGCCATCTGGATGACCAGCTCAATGTGCTTGGCGCCGCTCAGCCCGACGAGCCGCAGGCCCTGACCACCCAGCGCCGGACCCTGGCCAACCAGAAGAAGGCGTTGACCACCGACCAGACCGACACCACGGCGCTGAGTACTTCGGCGGGCGACCTGGCGGCACAGATTCTGAACGTGCGCCGCAACCTGCTGGACACGCAGATCAGCACACGCTCGGCCAGCCCGTTAAGTTCCGCGTTCTGGTCCAGCCTGGTTCAACCCACCGACGACGACGTGAGAAAGCTCGGTGGCTTGTGGCAAGACGTTTCCCAGGTCTTCGCCACCGCCATGGCGCCTGGTTCGCGCGGCACGTTCATCGGCGTGCTGGTGTGCGCCCTGCTGGTGTGGGTGGTAGCCAGGCGCTTGATCGAGCGGCTGCTGGTGCGGGCGATGATTCGCTGGTTCCCCGAAGGCCGCCTGCGCCGTAGCACACTGGCCCTGGCCACCGGCCTGACCACGGTGCTGACCATCAGCGCGGCGACCTCGCTGCTGCAATGGGGCATCGTCAGCCACTCCCAACCCAGCGCCAATGTGCTCAACCTGATCGACCAGGTGCAGACGCTGATCCTGTTCTGCGCCTTCATCGTCGGCATGGGCCGCGCCCTGCTGATGCTGCCCAACCCGTCCTGGCGCCTGCCGACCATTCCCGACCCGGTGGCCACCGCCATCGGCGTCCTGCCTGCGGTGCTGGCACTCGCCTTGATGGCGATCGGCACTTTCGAACGCATCAACAGTGTGATCGCCAGCAGCCTGGCGCTGTCCGTCGCGGTCAACGGCCTGACTGCACTGGTGGTCTCCTTGATCCTGGTCTACGGCCTGGTGCGCGTACGTCAGACCCGCCGCCGCCTCGCCCTCGAACGGACCGCCGGCCTGGTCGGGCTGATCCCGTTCATTCTGGCGGTGTGGGTCGGCATCATCCTGCTCGGGCTGTTGAGCGGTTACCTGACGCTGGCCTATGTACTGACGGTCAAGCTGCTGTGGATCAGCCTGGTGACCTCCACTGCCTACCTGCTGACCACGTTCTTCGTGGACGTCTGCGAAACCCTGCTTTCGCCCAAACAGGCCGGTGGCCAGGCACTGGGCGCGATGCTGGGCCTGTCGCCACGGCACCAGGCCCAGGCCAGCACGTTGCTCGCCGGCATCGGCCGAACCGTGCTGTTGTGCATCGCGCTGATCCTGGTCTTCATGCCCTCGGGATCGAACCCCAGCGAACTGCTGGCAAGCTTCGCCCGGCTGGACGTGGGCAGCAAATCCCTCGGTGCCTTGAATATCGTCCCGGGCGATATCCTGCTGGCGGTGGTATTGCTGGTCGGCGGGCTGCTGAGCATTCGTATCCTGAAGAACTGGCTGGGTGACCGCCTGCTGCCGGAAACCAACATGGACGCCGGCATGCGCGCCTCGCTGGTGACCCTGGTCGGCTACATCGGCTTCGTGCTGTTGGGTATCGCCGTGCTGTCGACGCTGCGCATCAGCCTGACCAACCTGACCTGGGTGGTCAGTGCGTTGTCGGTCGGTATCGGCTTTGGCTTGCAGGCAATCGTGCAGAACTTCATCTCCGGTCTGATCCTGCTCACCGAGCGGCCGGTCAAGGTCGGCGACTGGGTCAGCCTGGCCGGCGTGGAAGGCGACATCCGCCGCATCAATGTGCGCGCCACGGAAATTCAGATGGGTGACCGTTCCACGGTGATCGTGCCCAACTCGCAGTTCATCACGCAGAACGTGCGCAACGTCACCATGGGCAACGCGCTGGGCGTGGTAGGCATCACCCTCACCCTGCCGCTGGACACCGACGTACTGAAGATTCGCGACCTGTTGATGACCGCCTATGCCGAGCACGAGGCCGTGCTGAGCGAGCCGGCACCCTCGGTGACGTTCAAGGACCTGACCAATGCGGGCCTGCTGATCAGCGTCAGCGGTTTCGTCAACAGCCCGCGCTCGGTTGGCGGCGTTCGCAGCGACCTGCTGTTCACCATTCTCGACCGCCTGCGCACCATGGGCGTGGCGCTGTCGGCACCGCAGAGCATGTTGTTGGTCAACGACAAAGTCGACGCCAGCCCGGCTCAGGAACAACCAACGATCAGTTGA
- a CDS encoding EthD domain-containing protein, with protein sequence MIEINSYTTVKRRPRVPHDIFAHYWRDVHGPLCARLPGLGLYIQHHLSREQDAHLWPLAEGIQEISDYELDGGVEIGFLSAADQKQFQDASSLLFSDEQNMFEETLAYDLPEGSINLVNRTGDEVMNGLDQADRIHLHLSPRGTLESLHQYLRDELGPLLAASEAVLKVRLHLCAPFDNDGMHPPAPDVAHTATPVRAQLAVLEIAFVSPLARRKFFQSDAFQQSQAAQARHIAQLKAFAVSGVYTYVYDGEITTAGLRGSRAAELIDYLGANNQITADVEVLFTRQSN encoded by the coding sequence ATGATCGAAATCAACAGCTACACCACTGTCAAACGTCGACCACGGGTACCGCACGACATATTCGCCCACTACTGGCGCGATGTGCACGGTCCGCTGTGCGCGCGGCTTCCCGGATTGGGTCTGTACATCCAGCACCACCTTTCACGGGAGCAGGATGCGCACCTGTGGCCCCTGGCCGAAGGCATTCAGGAAATCAGCGACTACGAACTCGACGGCGGCGTGGAAATCGGTTTTCTGTCCGCAGCCGATCAAAAGCAGTTTCAGGACGCCAGCTCGCTGCTGTTCAGCGACGAGCAGAACATGTTCGAAGAAACCCTGGCCTACGATCTGCCCGAAGGTTCGATCAACCTGGTCAACCGCACCGGCGACGAGGTGATGAACGGCCTCGATCAAGCCGACCGCATCCATTTGCACCTGAGTCCGCGCGGCACGCTGGAAAGTCTGCATCAATACCTGCGCGACGAGCTGGGCCCATTGCTGGCGGCCAGCGAGGCGGTGCTCAAAGTGCGCCTGCACTTGTGCGCGCCTTTCGACAACGACGGCATGCATCCGCCTGCGCCGGACGTCGCGCACACTGCCACGCCGGTACGTGCGCAACTGGCCGTGCTGGAAATTGCGTTTGTCAGTCCGCTGGCGCGTCGGAAGTTTTTCCAGAGCGATGCGTTCCAGCAGTCTCAGGCAGCACAAGCCCGGCATATCGCCCAGCTCAAGGCATTCGCCGTGTCGGGTGTGTACACCTATGTTTATGACGGTGAAATCACCACGGCCGGCCTGCGCGGCAGTCGCGCTGCCGAGCTGATCGATTACCTGGGTGCCAATAACCAGATCACGGCGGATGTCGAGGTGCTGTTTACCCGGCAATCAAACTGA
- a CDS encoding RES family NAD+ phosphorylase, giving the protein MVTAARLPILPGTQVQAHRLVNSRFPPIALFDDVADADEFEMLYRLQALTNPRLQNEIGALQLIALEQIPFGIVGCSYATAPFTHVNPDGSRFSDGSYGVLYLADTVETAIAEVHHHQNRYWAKVAGLNYERFVFRSLVCAFTDSGCRDATQLSPRDAIYAPDDYSTANALGAQLRQLGAAGLLYHSVRSPGNRCWALMTPRHVGSIIQSAHYEMIWNGGITSVNRISNP; this is encoded by the coding sequence ATGGTGACGGCAGCGCGCTTGCCCATCTTGCCTGGTACGCAGGTGCAGGCTCATCGCCTGGTCAATTCGAGGTTTCCACCCATCGCGCTGTTCGACGATGTTGCCGACGCCGACGAATTCGAGATGCTCTACCGACTCCAGGCCTTGACCAATCCCCGGCTGCAAAACGAGATCGGTGCCCTGCAACTGATCGCCCTCGAACAGATTCCGTTCGGCATCGTAGGCTGTTCCTATGCCACCGCGCCGTTCACCCACGTCAACCCGGACGGCTCGCGCTTCAGTGACGGCAGCTACGGCGTGCTGTACCTGGCCGACACGGTCGAGACGGCGATTGCCGAGGTTCACCATCACCAGAACCGTTATTGGGCGAAGGTCGCTGGCTTGAACTACGAGCGGTTCGTATTCCGCAGCCTGGTTTGCGCATTCACTGACAGCGGCTGCCGGGATGCCACCCAGCTGTCGCCTCGCGACGCTATCTATGCGCCAGACGACTATAGCACCGCCAATGCCTTGGGTGCGCAGCTTCGGCAACTGGGCGCGGCAGGCCTGCTCTACCATTCGGTCCGCTCGCCGGGCAACCGCTGCTGGGCATTGATGACCCCCCGGCATGTCGGCTCGATCATCCAGAGCGCTCATTACGAAATGATCTGGAACGGTGGCATCACCAGCGTCAACCGGATTTCCAATCCCTAA
- a CDS encoding antitoxin Xre-like helix-turn-helix domain-containing protein yields MNASLQTVEFTRDQCVAGLRTALRILDKWNASGEQACRILRISRSTYTRGRQGDAQWSVSLDMDQMHRISFVLNIHAALRTIFDNPENVYGFPGMENANAFFNGRTPLDVMAQGDFISLYETFRRVDALRGAQW; encoded by the coding sequence ATGAACGCCTCGCTGCAGACCGTCGAGTTCACCCGCGACCAATGTGTGGCCGGTCTGCGCACCGCCTTGCGTATCCTGGATAAGTGGAATGCCTCGGGCGAGCAGGCCTGCAGGATCCTGCGCATCTCGCGCAGCACCTACACCCGCGGCCGACAAGGGGATGCCCAATGGTCGGTGAGCCTGGACATGGACCAAATGCACCGTATCAGCTTCGTCCTCAACATCCATGCCGCCCTGCGCACGATTTTCGACAACCCGGAAAACGTCTACGGCTTTCCGGGCATGGAGAACGCCAACGCCTTCTTCAATGGGCGCACACCGCTCGACGTCATGGCCCAGGGGGATTTCATCTCGCTGTACGAAACCTTTCGCCGTGTGGACGCGTTGCGTGGCGCACAATGGTGA
- a CDS encoding ATP-binding protein yields the protein MKAWLIFLIALCCSASLDAHSLPLNDMERAWIRDNPVVEYAVDPYWPIEYVENGQHRGLTRDYIDHIQRTTGLRLVRVPSPDWQATQQALATGRLMLASAVSERLLSAQPRSQLLLSQPYFFGATVAITRAGRPMLFTASRLAGQTVAVKGGGGYENYLRQHHPEVRLLLIGDAEQALAAVAEQRADVAIGLDAVLQPVLRRKYAGRLHLAGVVADMPVVLAMGVTPSEPLLLAIVDKALDSLTSKATDDIYDRWLVQTDFGAPTWQTLAQYYWQEIVASIALLVLLATLARRARVAQRRAQRSERRMARFLAMISHEIRTPMNAVLSAIELLSRSPLGAREQQWVGLANDSAVNLLELLDDVLEITRLDAGAVQLDPQATDMVALARSVAELYRLEAERKGLALDYRTQGLDDRSVMIDRLRVRQILSNLLSNAVKFTHHGQVGLALECQPLDDGASGWLDIRVSDSGVGIAPDRQAEVFDAFTQAHGSTAERYGGSGLGLAICRELVHRMGGHIALRSEVGRGTEITCRLPVELRASAPQLPAASLPASTALVVLSKTILVVEDHVLNRQVIAQQLEVLGHRCEVVGSGAQALGAVTQHDSLGLVLLDCQLPDIDGYTVARRIRQLPGGRAHVPIVAISGASDPEHVQLCYASGMNDVLLKPLQLAALARVCSQFLEVEDWQEPPVPALDAGTRQALDQLLVATCRDDLRELALALAHRQLPDAIALAHRMEGAARMAGALTLADVMQRLQQHLGAVPLPAEGWQAWVDDVYRALENHEQQIGSVDL from the coding sequence ATGAAGGCTTGGCTCATTTTCCTGATTGCGCTGTGCTGCAGCGCCTCGCTCGACGCGCATTCGCTGCCGTTGAACGACATGGAGCGGGCCTGGATCCGCGACAACCCGGTGGTGGAGTACGCGGTCGATCCTTACTGGCCCATCGAGTACGTGGAAAATGGTCAGCACCGGGGGCTGACCCGCGACTACATCGATCACATCCAGCGCACCACCGGCCTGCGCCTGGTCCGCGTGCCCAGCCCCGACTGGCAGGCGACCCAGCAGGCCCTGGCCACGGGCCGTTTGATGCTGGCTTCGGCCGTGTCCGAACGATTGCTCAGCGCCCAGCCGCGCAGCCAGTTGCTGTTGAGCCAGCCGTATTTCTTCGGCGCGACGGTGGCGATCACCCGCGCTGGCAGGCCGATGCTGTTCACTGCCAGCCGCCTGGCAGGGCAGACGGTTGCCGTAAAAGGCGGTGGCGGCTACGAAAACTACCTTCGCCAGCACCATCCCGAGGTGCGTCTGCTGTTGATCGGCGACGCCGAGCAGGCCCTCGCGGCGGTGGCCGAACAGCGCGCCGACGTGGCCATCGGCCTGGACGCGGTGCTGCAACCGGTGTTGCGCCGCAAGTACGCCGGGCGCCTGCACCTGGCCGGCGTGGTCGCCGACATGCCGGTGGTGCTGGCCATGGGCGTGACACCGAGCGAACCGCTGTTGCTGGCCATCGTCGACAAGGCGTTGGACAGCCTCACTTCCAAGGCGACCGACGACATCTATGACCGCTGGCTGGTGCAGACCGATTTCGGCGCGCCCACCTGGCAGACCCTGGCGCAGTACTACTGGCAGGAAATCGTCGCCAGCATCGCGCTGCTCGTGCTGCTCGCCACCTTGGCCCGCCGTGCCCGTGTGGCGCAACGGCGCGCGCAGCGCAGCGAACGGCGCATGGCGCGCTTCCTGGCCATGATCAGCCACGAGATACGCACGCCGATGAACGCGGTGCTGTCGGCCATCGAACTGTTGTCGCGCAGCCCCCTAGGCGCCCGCGAGCAACAGTGGGTCGGGCTGGCCAACGACTCGGCGGTGAACCTTCTGGAACTGCTCGACGACGTTCTCGAGATCACCCGTCTGGATGCTGGCGCGGTGCAGCTGGATCCGCAAGCCACCGATATGGTCGCATTGGCTCGCAGCGTCGCCGAACTGTACCGCCTCGAGGCCGAGCGCAAGGGTCTGGCCCTGGATTACCGCACGCAGGGGCTCGACGACAGGTCAGTCATGATCGATCGGCTGCGGGTGCGGCAGATCCTGTCCAACCTGCTGTCCAACGCGGTCAAGTTCACCCATCACGGCCAGGTCGGCCTGGCCCTTGAATGCCAGCCGCTGGACGACGGCGCAAGCGGCTGGCTCGACATCCGGGTCAGCGACAGCGGTGTCGGCATCGCCCCGGATCGTCAGGCCGAGGTGTTCGATGCCTTCACTCAGGCTCACGGCAGCACGGCCGAGCGCTATGGCGGCAGCGGCCTGGGCCTGGCCATCTGTCGTGAGCTGGTGCATCGCATGGGTGGCCACATCGCTCTGCGCAGCGAAGTGGGCCGTGGCACCGAGATCACGTGCCGGTTGCCGGTCGAGCTGCGGGCGTCTGCACCGCAACTACCGGCAGCATCGTTGCCAGCATCGACGGCGTTGGTGGTGCTGAGCAAGACGATTTTGGTGGTGGAAGACCATGTACTCAACCGACAGGTCATTGCCCAGCAACTGGAAGTGCTGGGCCACCGTTGCGAAGTGGTCGGCAGCGGCGCACAGGCGCTTGGGGCCGTGACCCAGCACGATTCCCTGGGCCTGGTCTTGCTCGATTGCCAGTTGCCAGACATCGACGGCTACACCGTGGCTCGGCGGATCCGGCAATTGCCAGGGGGCAGGGCGCATGTGCCCATCGTTGCCATTTCCGGCGCCAGCGATCCCGAGCACGTGCAACTTTGCTACGCCAGCGGCATGAACGATGTGCTGCTCAAGCCCTTGCAGTTGGCGGCATTGGCCCGGGTGTGCAGCCAATTCCTCGAAGTCGAGGACTGGCAGGAGCCGCCCGTGCCGGCCCTCGATGCGGGAACCCGACAGGCACTGGACCAGCTGTTGGTTGCGACCTGCCGGGACGATCTGCGTGAGCTCGCCCTGGCCTTGGCGCATCGGCAGCTGCCAGATGCTATTGCCTTGGCCCATCGCATGGAAGGCGCTGCGCGCATGGCCGGCGCACTGACCTTGGCCGACGTCATGCAGCGCCTGCAGCAGCACCTGGGGGCGGTACCATTGCCCGCCGAGGGCTGGCAGGCCTGGGTGGACGACGTGTATCGAGCACTGGAAAACCATGAACAGCAGATTGGCTCTGTAGACCTATAG
- a CDS encoding acyl carrier protein — MTETTTVLQELTELFRDLFDDESLVLNDDTTADQVEGWDSQMHVMLIVAAEQRFGIKFRTAELESLRNVGQFIQLIDSKRSGS; from the coding sequence ATGACTGAGACCACCACCGTATTGCAGGAACTGACCGAGCTGTTCCGTGACCTGTTCGACGACGAAAGCCTGGTGCTGAACGACGACACCACGGCCGACCAGGTCGAGGGCTGGGACAGCCAGATGCACGTGATGCTGATCGTCGCCGCGGAGCAGCGCTTCGGCATCAAGTTCCGCACGGCGGAGCTGGAGTCGTTGCGCAACGTTGGCCAGTTCATCCAGCTTATCGACAGCAAACGTTCCGGGAGTTGA
- a CDS encoding HAD-IIIC family phosphatase yields the protein MEQLAWLAQHPNLGAAISTAKSLSDPVARLHETARLAAYRRDFTLTLRLDRLAQLGIDLLARQGQQAVPGFTSLRMAVLASHTVDHLLPGIRVAALQRQVGMSLYLAPYGLYRQALLGDDPALKAFAPQVILLALDALDSPPSCALYASAGEAEHAVQARVEELRLLWRQARERYGAQVIQQTLVPAGPALFGHFDALVPGSPRALLERLNAEIRRAAREDGVLLMDLAWSAASGQYGDGLADPVRWHQAKQLVSPIWAPLYGEHVARIAAAVVGRSRKCLVLDLDNTLWGGVVGDDGVDGLYLGQGSATGEAFLAFQRYAAQLARRGVILAVCSKNDIQVAEAAFEHPEMALERSDIAVFMANWEDKASNLRRIAEQLNIGLDSLVFVDDNPAERDIVRRELPQVAVPELPDDVADYPARVAAGGYFEAIAFTADDSARVQTYRANSERQAALGQATDMAGYLKGLQMVMQARPIGAAELARATQLINKTNQFNLSTRRYSEVQVQQLANTPGAVALSLRLTDKFGDNGLISVVLARPDAACASDELFIDTWLMSCRVLGRQAEQAALQVLARHAADAGYSALIGEYRPSERNAMVAEHYPQLGFAQAPNPDPASTATLWRYPLAAPSDFNHHIEIRHD from the coding sequence ATGGAACAGTTAGCCTGGCTTGCACAACACCCGAACCTGGGCGCGGCGATCTCGACCGCCAAGTCCTTGAGCGATCCTGTGGCGCGGCTGCACGAGACGGCGCGCTTGGCCGCCTACCGTCGCGATTTCACCCTGACATTGCGTCTGGATCGCCTGGCGCAGCTAGGTATCGACCTGCTTGCCCGTCAAGGGCAGCAGGCGGTACCGGGCTTCACATCGTTGCGCATGGCCGTGCTGGCCTCGCACACCGTCGACCATCTGCTGCCGGGCATCCGCGTTGCCGCGCTGCAACGCCAGGTCGGCATGTCGCTGTACCTGGCGCCCTACGGCTTGTATCGGCAAGCCTTGCTGGGCGACGATCCAGCGCTGAAGGCGTTTGCCCCGCAGGTGATCCTGCTGGCCCTGGATGCCCTGGATTCACCGCCCAGTTGCGCCCTGTACGCCAGCGCCGGAGAAGCCGAGCACGCCGTGCAGGCGCGCGTGGAAGAGCTGCGCCTGCTCTGGCGTCAGGCCCGCGAGCGCTACGGTGCCCAAGTCATCCAGCAGACTCTGGTGCCCGCCGGCCCGGCGCTGTTCGGCCATTTCGACGCCTTGGTACCCGGCTCCCCACGGGCCCTGCTCGAGCGCCTCAACGCCGAAATTCGCCGCGCCGCGCGCGAGGACGGCGTGCTGCTCATGGACCTGGCCTGGAGCGCCGCGAGCGGTCAGTACGGCGATGGCCTGGCCGATCCGGTTCGCTGGCATCAGGCCAAGCAATTGGTCAGTCCGATCTGGGCACCGCTGTATGGCGAGCACGTGGCGCGCATTGCGGCGGCCGTGGTCGGTCGTTCGCGCAAGTGCCTGGTGCTGGACCTGGACAACACCCTGTGGGGCGGCGTGGTCGGCGACGACGGCGTGGATGGCCTGTACCTGGGGCAGGGCAGTGCCACCGGTGAAGCCTTCCTGGCGTTTCAGCGCTATGCGGCGCAACTGGCGCGCCGTGGGGTGATTCTGGCGGTGTGCAGCAAGAACGATATCCAGGTCGCCGAGGCGGCCTTTGAGCATCCGGAAATGGCCCTCGAGCGCAGCGACATCGCCGTGTTCATGGCCAACTGGGAAGACAAGGCCAGCAATCTGCGACGCATCGCCGAGCAACTGAACATCGGCCTGGACAGCCTGGTGTTCGTCGACGACAACCCTGCCGAACGCGACATCGTGCGCCGGGAACTGCCCCAGGTCGCTGTGCCGGAATTGCCCGACGACGTCGCCGACTACCCGGCGCGGGTGGCTGCAGGGGGGTACTTCGAGGCCATTGCCTTCACCGCCGACGACAGTGCCCGGGTCCAGACCTACCGGGCCAACAGCGAACGCCAGGCGGCGCTGGGCCAGGCCACCGACATGGCCGGCTACCTCAAGGGCCTGCAGATGGTCATGCAGGCACGCCCCATCGGCGCTGCGGAACTGGCGCGGGCGACCCAACTGATCAACAAGACCAATCAATTCAACCTCAGCACCCGGCGCTACAGCGAGGTGCAGGTGCAACAGCTCGCCAACACCCCGGGCGCGGTTGCCCTGAGTCTGCGTCTTACCGACAAATTCGGCGACAACGGCTTGATCAGTGTCGTGCTCGCACGCCCCGATGCGGCCTGCGCCAGCGACGAGCTGTTCATCGACACCTGGCTGATGAGCTGCCGCGTGCTGGGGCGCCAGGCTGAGCAGGCCGCCTTGCAGGTGCTCGCCCGCCATGCCGCGGACGCCGGCTACAGCGCGTTGATCGGCGAGTACCGCCCCAGCGAGCGCAACGCCATGGTGGCCGAGCATTACCCGCAGCTGGGTTTTGCCCAGGCGCCGAACCCCGATCCTGCTTCGACCGCCACCCTGTGGCGCTACCCGCTGGCAGCGCCATCCGACTTCAACCACCACATCGAGATCCGTCATGACTGA
- a CDS encoding MBOAT family O-acyltransferase — MLFNSMVFIAGFLPVVLLGFFLLAATGRKRLAAVWLTLASLVFYGWWNPANVPLLLGSIVFNYVLAGQLLRTRSKALLIFGVAANLSLLLYFKYTGFLFGNINEAFGLGWTLQNITLPLAISFFTFQQIAYLVDTHDGEVVEHDFVNYCLFITFFPHLIAGPITHHREMLEQFRHGDNFRPQLVNLSIGASIFFMGLFKKVIMADPMGEKAAPVFAMAADGTMPALHEAWIGALSYTLQIYFDFSGYTDMAIGLGLLFGISLPANFNSPFKARNVIDYWSRWHMTLTRFLTSYIYNPIVLRITRRRMAAGLPMPKRGKMSLGTFCTVVAYPTVLTMFISGVWHGAGWQFVAFGLVHGFYLVVAHGWRAWKARRGWTVDSDRWVHRVPAVLLTFTCVVVAMVLFRAPSLTGALAVLGGMFGSSELPTQLAAQHLRSLTMIAALLAFVWSLPNIQQWMGHFRTALNAKPDLHWLQRRLPASAWQPSAVMGMGIGVLGFFALATAFSVAPSEFLYFQF; from the coding sequence ATGTTGTTCAACTCGATGGTATTCATTGCCGGGTTTTTACCGGTGGTCTTGCTGGGTTTCTTCCTGCTCGCCGCAACCGGGCGCAAGCGTCTGGCGGCCGTGTGGCTGACGCTGGCGTCGCTGGTATTCTACGGCTGGTGGAACCCGGCCAACGTACCTTTGCTGCTGGGCAGCATCGTCTTCAACTATGTTCTGGCCGGGCAACTGTTGCGCACGCGTTCAAAGGCACTCTTGATTTTCGGTGTGGCCGCCAATCTGTCGCTGTTGTTGTACTTCAAATACACCGGTTTTCTGTTCGGCAACATCAACGAGGCGTTTGGTCTGGGCTGGACGCTGCAGAACATCACCCTGCCGTTGGCGATCTCCTTCTTCACTTTTCAGCAGATTGCCTATCTGGTCGACACCCATGACGGTGAGGTGGTAGAGCACGACTTCGTCAACTACTGCCTGTTCATCACCTTTTTTCCACACCTCATAGCCGGGCCCATTACCCACCACCGAGAAATGCTCGAGCAGTTTCGTCATGGCGACAACTTCCGTCCGCAGTTGGTCAACCTGTCGATTGGCGCCAGCATTTTTTTCATGGGTTTGTTCAAGAAAGTCATCATGGCCGACCCCATGGGCGAGAAGGCCGCCCCGGTCTTCGCCATGGCAGCGGACGGCACGATGCCGGCTCTGCACGAGGCCTGGATTGGTGCATTGAGCTACACCCTGCAAATCTACTTCGATTTTTCTGGCTACACCGACATGGCCATCGGCCTGGGGTTGCTGTTCGGCATCAGCCTGCCGGCCAACTTCAATAGCCCGTTCAAGGCGCGCAACGTCATCGACTATTGGTCGCGCTGGCACATGACCCTGACCCGCTTTCTCACCAGCTATATCTATAACCCGATCGTGCTGCGCATCACCCGTCGGCGCATGGCCGCCGGTTTGCCGATGCCCAAGCGCGGCAAGATGAGCCTGGGTACGTTTTGCACCGTGGTGGCTTATCCAACCGTGCTGACCATGTTCATTTCCGGCGTGTGGCACGGCGCGGGCTGGCAGTTCGTGGCCTTTGGCCTGGTGCACGGCTTCTACCTGGTGGTAGCCCATGGCTGGCGCGCCTGGAAAGCGCGCCGTGGCTGGACGGTGGACAGCGATCGCTGGGTTCATCGGGTACCGGCCGTACTGCTGACGTTCACTTGCGTGGTGGTGGCCATGGTGCTTTTCCGCGCGCCGAGCCTGACCGGCGCCCTGGCGGTACTGGGCGGCATGTTCGGCTCGAGCGAACTGCCCACCCAGTTGGCAGCCCAGCACTTGCGCAGCTTGACGATGATTGCGGCCTTGCTGGCGTTCGTCTGGTCGCTGCCCAACATCCAGCAATGGATGGGCCATTTCCGCACCGCGCTCAATGCCAAGCCGGATCTGCATTGGCTGCAGCGCCGGCTGCCGGCCAGTGCCTGGCAGCCCAGCGCCGTCATGGGGATGGGCATCGGCGTGCTGGGCTTTTTCGCACTGGCCACCGCCTTTTCGGTCGCGCCCAGTGAGTTTCTCTACTTTCAGTTCTGA